Proteins encoded together in one Pyxidicoccus trucidator window:
- a CDS encoding M28 family metallopeptidase codes for MPRPLLLPVLALLASPAAHAGAPAPAPVAQASAPAGRADAPPLKVETERWWAHVRFLASDALQGRDTGTEGHRKAAAYVAEQLAALGVKPGAGDSYLQEMELVSRRLVEERSRLALVRDGKQTPLVIGKDAVISTRAGETGEVDAPLVFIGHGLSIPEAGHDDFAGVDLQGKIAVFLNGGPSTIPGPLRAHHSSSVERAKALKKAGAIGFVTLQNPKHLEVPWSRVAGARKKAAMQFADPALNDDHGMKLAVVFNAERTQQLFDGGPHTFKDLLALADSDKPLPRYELPLRLKARAEFVTAPVKSVNVVGLLPGSDPALAREYVVLSAHLDHVGVGEPVKGDGLYNGAMDNATGVAAVLEVARALQAAKPKRSVLFALVTGEEKGLLGSKYLAARPPVPTEHLVANFNLDMFLPLFPFTRVVGYGQDESTLGAALARVATAHGVKPLGDPEPNQMRFIRSDQYSFILKGVPALSFKFGFDKGTREETVYKTWYRERYHAPSDDLAQPIDREGAAKFVRLLADLTLSVADAPERPRWNADSFFRRFDAGVKR; via the coding sequence ATGCCCCGTCCCCTGCTGCTGCCCGTGCTTGCCCTCCTCGCCTCTCCGGCTGCTCACGCTGGCGCCCCGGCCCCGGCTCCGGTCGCCCAGGCCAGCGCTCCGGCGGGCCGCGCCGACGCGCCCCCTCTGAAGGTGGAGACGGAGCGCTGGTGGGCCCATGTCCGCTTCCTCGCCAGTGACGCGCTGCAGGGCCGCGACACGGGCACGGAGGGCCACCGCAAGGCCGCCGCGTACGTCGCCGAGCAGCTCGCCGCGCTCGGGGTGAAGCCCGGAGCCGGAGACTCGTACCTCCAGGAGATGGAGCTGGTGTCGCGCCGGCTGGTGGAGGAGCGCTCGCGGCTGGCCCTCGTCAGGGACGGCAAGCAGACGCCGCTGGTGATTGGGAAGGACGCCGTCATCTCCACGCGGGCGGGCGAGACGGGCGAGGTGGATGCCCCCCTGGTGTTCATCGGCCATGGCCTGTCCATCCCCGAGGCCGGCCACGACGACTTCGCCGGCGTGGACCTCCAGGGGAAGATCGCCGTCTTCCTCAATGGCGGCCCGTCCACCATTCCCGGTCCGCTGCGCGCCCACCACTCCTCCAGCGTCGAGCGCGCGAAGGCGCTGAAGAAGGCGGGGGCCATTGGCTTCGTCACCCTGCAGAACCCCAAGCACCTGGAGGTGCCCTGGTCGCGCGTGGCCGGGGCGCGCAAGAAGGCCGCGATGCAGTTCGCCGACCCGGCCCTCAACGACGACCATGGGATGAAGCTGGCCGTCGTCTTCAACGCCGAGCGCACGCAGCAGCTCTTCGACGGCGGCCCGCACACCTTCAAGGACCTCCTCGCGCTGGCGGACTCGGACAAGCCGCTGCCCAGGTACGAGCTGCCCCTGCGCCTCAAGGCCCGCGCGGAGTTCGTCACCGCGCCGGTGAAGTCCGTCAACGTGGTGGGCCTGCTGCCCGGGAGCGACCCGGCGCTGGCCCGGGAGTACGTGGTCCTCTCCGCCCACCTGGACCACGTGGGCGTGGGCGAGCCCGTCAAGGGCGACGGCCTCTACAACGGCGCCATGGACAACGCCACCGGCGTGGCCGCGGTGCTGGAGGTGGCGCGGGCGCTCCAGGCCGCGAAGCCGAAGCGCTCCGTGCTCTTCGCCCTGGTGACGGGCGAGGAGAAGGGGCTGCTCGGCTCGAAGTACCTCGCCGCCCGTCCCCCCGTGCCCACCGAGCACCTGGTGGCCAACTTCAACCTCGACATGTTCCTGCCCCTGTTCCCCTTCACGCGCGTGGTGGGCTACGGCCAGGACGAGTCCACCCTCGGCGCGGCGCTCGCGCGGGTGGCCACCGCCCACGGCGTGAAGCCGCTGGGGGACCCCGAGCCCAACCAGATGCGCTTCATCCGCAGCGACCAGTACTCGTTCATCCTCAAGGGCGTGCCGGCCCTGTCCTTCAAGTTCGGCTTCGACAAGGGCACTCGCGAGGAGACTGTCTACAAGACGTGGTATCGCGAGCGTTACCACGCGCCTTCGGATGACCTGGCCCAGCCCATCGACAGGGAAGGCGCGGCGAAGTTCGTCCGGCTGCTCGCGGACCTGACCCTTTCCGTGGCGGACGCTCCCGAGCGCCCACGCTGGAACGCGGACAGCTTCTTCCGCCGCTTCGACGCCGGTGTGAAACGCTGA
- the tesB gene encoding acyl-CoA thioesterase II, whose protein sequence is MSRVLDELLELLKLEPIEENLFRGRSQDLGFRNLFGGQVLGQALSAASQTVPVERHVHSLHSYFLRAGDASLPVVYTVDRVRDGGSFTTRRVVAIQKGQPIFTLMASFHGDEQGFSHQSPMPEVPGPEGLPTDQELLSRQAHRIPERMREKFLCDKPIEIRPIAYVDPFNPDKREPIKHVWFRADGDLPADPQVHRYVLAYASDFNLIGTALMPHATSFFNPRIQGASLDHALWFHGDLKVNDWLLYSLDSPWAGNARGLARGSIFTRDGRLVASVAQEGLLRIVEKGGKKSEG, encoded by the coding sequence ATGAGCCGAGTGCTGGATGAGCTGTTGGAGCTCCTCAAGCTGGAACCCATCGAGGAGAACCTCTTCCGTGGGCGGAGCCAGGACCTGGGCTTCCGCAACCTCTTCGGAGGCCAGGTGCTGGGGCAGGCGCTGTCGGCGGCCAGCCAGACGGTGCCGGTGGAGCGGCACGTCCACTCGCTGCACAGCTACTTCCTGCGCGCCGGGGACGCGAGCCTGCCCGTCGTCTACACCGTGGACCGCGTGCGCGACGGCGGCAGCTTCACCACCCGCCGCGTCGTCGCCATCCAGAAGGGACAGCCCATCTTCACCTTGATGGCGTCCTTCCACGGAGACGAGCAGGGCTTCTCGCACCAGTCGCCCATGCCCGAGGTGCCGGGCCCGGAAGGTCTGCCCACGGACCAGGAGCTGCTCAGCCGCCAGGCCCACCGCATTCCCGAGCGGATGCGGGAGAAGTTCCTCTGCGACAAGCCCATTGAAATCCGGCCCATCGCGTACGTGGACCCGTTCAATCCCGACAAGCGCGAGCCCATCAAACACGTCTGGTTCCGCGCCGACGGCGACCTGCCGGCTGACCCGCAGGTGCACCGGTACGTGCTGGCCTACGCGTCCGACTTCAACCTCATCGGCACCGCGCTGATGCCGCACGCGACGAGCTTCTTCAACCCGCGCATCCAGGGCGCGAGCCTGGACCACGCCCTCTGGTTCCACGGGGACCTGAAGGTGAATGACTGGCTGCTGTACTCCCTGGACAGCCCGTGGGCCGGCAATGCGCGCGGCCTGGCGCGGGGGAGCATCTTCACCCGCGACGGACGGCTCGTCGCCTCGGTGGCGCAGGAAGGGCTGCTGCGCATCGTCGAGAAGGGCGGCAAGAAGAGCGAGGGCTGA
- a CDS encoding DUF1963 domain-containing protein, giving the protein MKNLRVTLAALVVWTAVSTALVLLLPLERAMPFLLLGLCLVPVAVFLADWLRSSPRAGRYTAGPREAPPTAGPAPAVPEDALTEENLRRVFGANGVATAWAPKLSASPASVDTLERLGGPPAFLAPVVWPRCRRCGTPLTFIMQVAVGPERPLRYPEEGLLYVFLCQRVDVRTREDAICPCFDVDQGAERCFVQPRPAGTLTLTVEPIGSRLAKSYAVEGWQARPSVRMPAGVATPEQYSLYAAMSGWLDIQVGGFADWVQDEANPGPCSCGAPRELVLQFAEFEDDLNLGGAGRAYVFACSARHAPDAFSLFWQTA; this is encoded by the coding sequence GTGAAGAACCTCCGGGTCACCCTGGCTGCCCTCGTCGTGTGGACCGCGGTCTCCACCGCGCTCGTCCTGCTGCTGCCGCTGGAGCGGGCCATGCCCTTCCTGCTGCTGGGGCTCTGCCTGGTCCCGGTGGCCGTGTTCCTCGCGGACTGGCTCCGCTCCTCGCCCCGCGCGGGCCGTTACACCGCGGGGCCGCGTGAGGCCCCGCCCACCGCCGGGCCCGCCCCCGCCGTGCCGGAGGACGCGCTCACCGAGGAGAACCTGCGGCGCGTCTTCGGAGCGAACGGCGTGGCCACCGCGTGGGCACCGAAGCTGTCGGCCTCGCCCGCCTCCGTCGACACGCTCGAGCGGCTGGGAGGGCCACCCGCCTTCCTCGCCCCCGTGGTGTGGCCGCGCTGCCGGCGCTGTGGCACGCCGCTCACCTTCATCATGCAGGTCGCGGTGGGGCCCGAGCGTCCGCTGCGCTACCCGGAGGAGGGGCTCCTCTACGTGTTCCTCTGCCAGCGCGTGGACGTGAGGACGAGGGAGGATGCCATCTGTCCCTGCTTCGACGTGGACCAGGGCGCGGAGCGCTGCTTCGTGCAGCCCCGGCCCGCGGGGACGCTGACGCTCACGGTGGAGCCCATCGGCTCGAGGCTCGCGAAGTCGTACGCGGTGGAGGGGTGGCAGGCGCGCCCGTCGGTGCGGATGCCCGCCGGTGTCGCGACTCCCGAGCAGTACAGCCTGTATGCCGCCATGTCCGGCTGGCTCGACATCCAGGTGGGTGGGTTCGCGGACTGGGTGCAGGACGAGGCCAACCCGGGGCCGTGCTCCTGCGGAGCCCCGCGCGAGCTGGTGCTCCAGTTCGCTGAGTTCGAGGACGACCTCAACCTGGGAGGCGCCGGCCGCGCGTACGTCTTCGCGTGCTCCGCCCGCCACGCGCCCGACGCCTTCTCCCTGTTCTGGCAGACTGCGTAA
- a CDS encoding glutamine amidotransferase-related protein, with the protein MRAVVFQHEEHEGVGLLGPVLEEAGFTLVNRFRAVRREDVDADLVVVMGGPMGVYEAEQHPFLHDELALLTERLANERPCLGICLGAQLLASAAGAEVFLGKNGFEVGVAPVRWTPEALKDPVLAGVRPKTVVAHWHGDTFKPVAGAALLASTDRYSQQAFRLGTSYAFQFHLELTAAELGRWFDLEAEDLGQRGRDLQELKSQLPKLKAAEAENTELLQRLARHFAEAAGR; encoded by the coding sequence ATGCGCGCGGTGGTGTTCCAGCACGAGGAGCATGAGGGAGTCGGCTTGCTGGGGCCGGTGCTGGAGGAGGCGGGGTTCACGCTCGTGAACCGGTTCCGCGCGGTGCGCCGGGAGGACGTGGACGCCGACCTCGTGGTGGTGATGGGCGGCCCCATGGGCGTCTACGAGGCGGAGCAGCACCCCTTCCTCCACGATGAGCTGGCGCTCCTCACCGAGCGCCTCGCCAACGAGCGTCCCTGCCTGGGCATCTGCCTGGGCGCCCAGCTCCTCGCGTCCGCCGCGGGCGCCGAGGTCTTCCTGGGGAAGAACGGCTTCGAGGTGGGCGTCGCGCCCGTCCGGTGGACCCCGGAGGCACTGAAGGACCCGGTGCTTGCCGGCGTCCGCCCGAAGACGGTGGTGGCTCACTGGCACGGCGACACCTTCAAGCCCGTGGCGGGAGCCGCGCTCCTGGCCTCCACGGACCGGTACTCGCAGCAGGCCTTCCGCCTCGGGACGTCCTACGCCTTCCAGTTCCACCTGGAGCTGACCGCCGCCGAGCTGGGACGGTGGTTCGACCTGGAAGCGGAGGACCTCGGCCAGCGCGGCAGGGACCTCCAGGAACTGAAGTCCCAGCTCCCCAAGCTGAAGGCCGCCGAGGCGGAGAACACCGAGCTGCTCCAGCGCCTCGCGCGCCACTTCGCCGAGGCAGCGGGCCGCTGA
- a CDS encoding PDC sensor domain-containing protein, with protein MSWSSSLTVFLLAQLPPDGAAQLQKVDRVMPALQRMATDPDVIEAVRAQNARRVPLATIREQDDTWRASPVLTPFKQRVLDTGCSRALGRHRARLGVVVAEAFAMDDQGALVGSTRRTSDYWQGDEAKFQVPYTRGQPLREKPFFDESSQSYVIQVSLPVRDGGRTIGALTVGLSLLDL; from the coding sequence ATGTCCTGGTCGAGCAGTCTGACGGTCTTCCTGCTGGCGCAGTTGCCCCCGGACGGGGCCGCGCAGCTCCAGAAGGTGGACCGGGTGATGCCCGCCCTCCAGCGCATGGCCACGGACCCCGACGTCATCGAGGCGGTGCGGGCCCAGAATGCCCGTCGCGTGCCGCTGGCCACCATCCGCGAGCAGGACGACACGTGGCGCGCGTCTCCGGTGCTCACCCCCTTCAAGCAGCGGGTGCTGGACACCGGGTGCTCTCGAGCCCTGGGCCGGCACCGGGCGCGGCTGGGCGTGGTGGTGGCCGAGGCCTTCGCCATGGATGACCAGGGCGCGCTGGTGGGCTCCACGCGGCGCACGTCCGACTACTGGCAGGGGGACGAGGCCAAGTTCCAGGTGCCGTACACCCGGGGCCAGCCGCTGCGCGAGAAGCCCTTCTTCGACGAGTCCTCCCAGTCCTACGTCATCCAGGTCTCCCTTCCCGTACGCGACGGCGGAAGGACGATTGGCGCGCTCACCGTCGGACTCTCCCTCCTGGACCTCTGA
- a CDS encoding methyl-accepting chemotaxis protein, which produces MRILDGLKLRARLTLAVALLILCALLPLNLFQRGSTTENLQAQIHATLEVEAAGLRDLVEAALAEREANARSWSEDAILRGALLFDTFEKSDAVLATLQKRHPSFSGLVLFTEDGRAVSASEPRLREAFASRPQDVLATPWFRAALEDRLDPRAVTQVDPVFGRRVLPFAVPVLSPISGGRIGVLLAAYDWGEVGAVVSSALARSRARGLQSFALEVLTADGTSLYDSHDAGTPRAADAVRLEAVNQEALRDVGDGWRFAATVDPKEAYAPLERAATVGLLLTLGAMVLAGLGAWLLALGMTRPISRLSEVVGRIVRDGDLTQKVEVSTRRDEVGELADAFSRMMSHLRESTASLQQGTRVLGQTVAELTSASAQQERNLSRQAAALQETQVTAQEIKQTSMMAADRSHAVLGATARAREVGQAGEATVGASLQGFEQLREQVGRVAASISSLSDRTQQIDGITQSVKDLADQSNMLALNAAIESARSGEHGKGFGVVAREIRSLADQSISSTGRVREILEDIRRGIQATVTLSEEGQRRTETGLSQVRASGDSLRELSSIIQDNANAAQQIAAAVTQQNAGVAQIFTAVTDLSRMMDETLQGLKGTQRTTEVLRDVAQRMEVVASTYRV; this is translated from the coding sequence ATGCGAATCCTGGACGGTCTCAAACTGCGCGCCCGCCTCACCCTGGCGGTGGCGCTGCTCATCCTCTGCGCGCTGCTGCCGCTCAACCTCTTCCAGCGGGGCTCCACCACGGAGAACCTCCAGGCGCAGATCCACGCCACGCTGGAGGTGGAGGCCGCGGGGCTGAGGGACCTGGTGGAAGCGGCGCTCGCCGAGCGCGAGGCCAACGCGCGCAGCTGGTCCGAGGACGCCATCCTTCGCGGCGCACTGCTGTTCGACACCTTCGAGAAGAGCGACGCGGTGCTCGCGACGCTCCAGAAGCGCCACCCGTCCTTCTCCGGGCTGGTGCTCTTCACCGAGGACGGCCGCGCCGTCTCCGCCAGCGAGCCGAGGCTGCGCGAGGCGTTCGCCAGCCGCCCCCAGGACGTGCTCGCCACGCCCTGGTTCCGCGCCGCGCTGGAGGACCGGCTGGACCCGCGCGCCGTCACCCAGGTGGACCCCGTCTTCGGCCGCCGGGTGTTGCCCTTCGCGGTGCCGGTGCTCAGCCCCATCAGCGGCGGGCGCATCGGCGTCCTGCTCGCGGCGTACGACTGGGGCGAGGTGGGCGCCGTCGTCTCCTCGGCGCTGGCGCGCTCACGTGCCCGGGGCCTTCAGAGCTTCGCCCTGGAGGTGCTCACCGCGGATGGCACCTCCCTGTACGACTCGCACGATGCGGGCACCCCGCGCGCCGCCGACGCCGTCCGGCTGGAGGCCGTCAACCAGGAGGCCCTGCGGGACGTGGGCGACGGCTGGCGCTTCGCGGCCACGGTGGACCCGAAGGAGGCCTATGCCCCCCTGGAGCGCGCCGCCACGGTGGGCCTGCTGCTCACGCTGGGGGCCATGGTGCTCGCCGGCCTGGGGGCGTGGCTGCTGGCGCTGGGGATGACGCGCCCCATCTCCAGGCTGAGCGAGGTGGTGGGCCGCATCGTCCGGGACGGCGACCTGACGCAGAAGGTGGAGGTCTCCACGCGCCGGGACGAAGTGGGCGAGCTGGCGGATGCCTTCTCGCGGATGATGAGCCACCTGCGCGAGTCCACCGCCAGTCTGCAGCAGGGCACGCGGGTGCTGGGCCAGACGGTGGCCGAGCTCACCAGCGCCTCCGCCCAGCAGGAGCGCAACCTGTCCCGGCAGGCCGCCGCGCTGCAGGAGACGCAGGTGACGGCGCAGGAAATCAAGCAGACGTCGATGATGGCGGCGGACCGCTCCCACGCGGTGCTCGGCGCCACCGCGCGCGCCCGCGAGGTGGGCCAGGCCGGCGAGGCCACCGTCGGCGCCAGCCTCCAGGGCTTCGAGCAGCTCCGCGAGCAGGTGGGCCGGGTCGCCGCCAGCATCTCCTCGCTCTCCGACCGCACGCAGCAGATTGACGGCATCACCCAGTCGGTGAAGGACCTCGCTGACCAGTCCAACATGCTGGCGCTCAACGCGGCCATTGAGTCCGCCCGCTCGGGCGAGCACGGCAAGGGCTTTGGCGTGGTGGCGCGGGAGATTCGCAGCCTCGCGGACCAGTCCATCAGCTCCACGGGCCGCGTGCGCGAAATCCTGGAGGACATCCGCCGCGGCATCCAGGCCACCGTCACCCTGTCCGAGGAGGGGCAGCGGCGCACCGAGACGGGCCTGTCCCAGGTGCGCGCCAGCGGTGACAGCCTGCGCGAGCTGTCGAGCATCATCCAGGACAACGCCAACGCCGCCCAGCAGATCGCCGCCGCGGTGACGCAGCAGAACGCGGGCGTCGCGCAGATCTTCACCGCGGTGACGGACCTGTCCCGGATGATGGACGAGACGCTGCAGGGCCTGAAGGGCACCCAGCGCACCACCGAGGTGCTGCGCGACGTGGCGCAGCGCATGGAAGTGGTGGCGAGCACCTACCGCGTCTGA